GAGCAGACCTGGATTGATGGCCGGAAATATTTCGATGTGGCGGAGGATCTGGTTATGCGCAACCAGCAGCAGGCGGAGCGGGCCCAATTGATCCAGAAAGCGTTGAAGGCGGCTGCGAAGGGTGGGGAACCCCCGGGCCACAAGCCAGGCAGCTTCGGAGAGCAGATTGAGAGCAGTGGATGCCTTGATGAGGGCATCCAGGGGGTGCGGCCATGAAGACTATTACAATTGTCCTTGTATCGGCGCTGCTATTTTCCGGCAGTTTACTCACAGGTTCGGACCAGGTGCCCGGCGCCCGTCAGGAGCGGCCCATCGCCCTGGTGGGCGGGACCATCCACCCTATGAGTGGTGCTGAAATCCCGAATGGGCAAATCCTGTTTGTTGATGGCCGCATTGTCGAGCTGGGTGTCCGGGTGAATATTCCCCCGGGTGCCGAAGTGGTGGATGTAGCCGGCAAGCACATCTATCCGGGCTTTATTGCCGCGCACTGTATTCTGGGGCTGGTCGAAGTGGGGGCGGTGCGGGCTACCCGGGACCAGTCGGAGGTAGGGGAGGTAAACCCCAACGTCCGGGTGGAGCGGTCCTATAATCCGGACTCGGAGCATATCCCGGTTGCCCGGGCGAACGGCGTTGCCCTGGCCCATGTTGTGCCCGAGGGTGGGCGGCTTTCGGGCACCAGTGCCGTTATGATGTTAGATGGCTGGACGTGGGAGGAGGCCCTGCTTCGAGGGGGCGTCGGTGTCTGGCTGAGCTGGCCGGACATGGTGCCTATTGAACGTCCCTGGATCACGAAGACCCGGGAGGAGCAAGAGCAGGAGATTCAGCGCAATCTGCAGCGGCTGGATGAGGTCTTTGATCAGGCGGAGGCCTACCACCGGTCAAAAGTGGCTGGTGGGGCCGAGCTGAAGGCCGATCTGCGCTGGGAAGGTCTGGAGCCGGTATTGGAGGGGCGGGTGCCGCTCTTTATTCGGGCGAATCACGTGAGCCAGATCACCGCCGCGATCAACTGGACCAGGCGTCGGGGCTACGAGATGGTCCTGGTTGGCGGCCGCGACTGCTGGATGGTCAGCGACCTGCTAAAAGAGCATGATATTCCCGTCATCGTGGGGGACATTCATACGCTGCCCGGCCGGCGGTGGGAGGCCTACGACGCTTCCTTTACCCTGCCGGCGAAGCTGTGGGCGGCGGGGGTGAAGTTCTGCCTGTCACCGACCAACTCCGATTATAATGTGCGCAACCTGCCGTTCGAGGCGGGCACAGCCGTTGCCTTTGGTCTCCCCCGGGAAGAGGCGCTGAAAGCGATTACCCTGTATGCCGCGCGGATTCTGGGCATCGATCATAAGACCGGGTCGCTGGAGCCGGGCAAAGACGCCACCATGCTAGTGACCAGCGGCGATCCCCTGGATTTCCGCAGTGAGGTGGAGCAGCTTTACATCCAGGGGCGCAAGGTGGACTTGGGGAGCCGGCATAAGACCCTCTATGAAAAATATCTTGAGCGCCACCGGCAGCTGGGGATTGCGCCCTGATAACGGAGACGCAAAATCTTTTCTCGTATGAGTAATTGGGGGTCGGGGGTCAAATATCCTAAATTATCTGTTAATGAGGGGATTAGAGGCCACCTGGGAAATGTGTGCACCTGTGTGCATTACCATCGAAAGAGTTGTAAGGGAGATACTCTCATGACACATGCCACCTATGCCGACGTGTTGCGGCCCCGGGCCTGGCGCCTGGGCTGGGTCTATGACCTGACGCTGGTAGCAGGAGGTTCCTTCCTGGTGGCGCTCAGTGCCCAGGCTGCGTTTCGGCTGCCATTCAGTCCGGTGCCCATTACCGGCCAGACGCTGGCGGTGCTTCTGGTAGGGGCTCTG
The Candidatus Neomarinimicrobiota bacterium DNA segment above includes these coding regions:
- a CDS encoding amidohydrolase family protein; this encodes MKTITIVLVSALLFSGSLLTGSDQVPGARQERPIALVGGTIHPMSGAEIPNGQILFVDGRIVELGVRVNIPPGAEVVDVAGKHIYPGFIAAHCILGLVEVGAVRATRDQSEVGEVNPNVRVERSYNPDSEHIPVARANGVALAHVVPEGGRLSGTSAVMMLDGWTWEEALLRGGVGVWLSWPDMVPIERPWITKTREEQEQEIQRNLQRLDEVFDQAEAYHRSKVAGGAELKADLRWEGLEPVLEGRVPLFIRANHVSQITAAINWTRRRGYEMVLVGGRDCWMVSDLLKEHDIPVIVGDIHTLPGRRWEAYDASFTLPAKLWAAGVKFCLSPTNSDYNVRNLPFEAGTAVAFGLPREEALKAITLYAARILGIDHKTGSLEPGKDATMLVTSGDPLDFRSEVEQLYIQGRKVDLGSRHKTLYEKYLERHRQLGIAP